One genomic region from Octopus bimaculoides isolate UCB-OBI-ISO-001 chromosome 30, ASM119413v2, whole genome shotgun sequence encodes:
- the LOC128251290 gene encoding uncharacterized protein LOC128251290: protein MESPKLEEQCPLQDSKEIKEKMAQVECSKLNEELLEKVSKKIGNRWQQIGRELELKQAQLEVFKKDFPNDHIKHAHLMLLKWFTTCDPAKRTLKTLRDALEDAECTEAVACLPSEAK from the exons ATGG agagTCCAAAGCTTGAAGAACAGTGCCCCCTACAGGACAGCaaagaaatcaaagagaaaatggCGCAAGTTG aatgtTCAAAACTGAATGAGGAGCTTCTTGAGAAAGTTTCAAAGAAGATAGGGAACAGATGGCAGCAAATAG GAAGGGAATTAGAACTGAAACAAGCTCAGCTGGAAGTATTCAAAAAGGACTTTCCTAACGACCATATAAAACACGCTCATCTGATGCTCCTCAAATGGTTTACAACATGTGATCCTGCGAAGCGCACACTCAAAACTCTCCGGGATGCTCTCGAAGATGCCGAGTGTACCGAAGCAGTCGCATGTCTACCATCAGAAGCAAAGTGA